TATTCCCATTGCGACGGGTGTTGTTACGGGCATTGGTTTTCTCGGCGCGGGGACACTCATCAAGGAAGGCCCTTCCGTTGCTGGATTCACGACCGCTGCGGCAATATGGCTTATCGGAGCTACGGGGGTGGCTTTTGGCGCGGGATACTACGTCGTCGGTGTAATTACGACGTTCCAGTGTCTTCTCGTATTCTTAATTGATTATGTCTTCGAGCAGCGTGGATTTGGAGGGCATTCAAGACGGCTGACTATTTCCTTTGACCAGCGCTTATCGGAGGAGACGTTACTGGCGGCACTCGCGAAATTCAAGCCGAAGATTGAGGGTTTAGAGATCTCGCAGGCACGCGGCACTTTCAAATACGTCTTTCGTGTGAAGATCAATTTCCAGGCTCTTGAAGAATTGGGGAATCTGCTCAAGGGTTTGGAGGGGGTTACCAAATTCCAGGTGGAGTAAGTAGAGTAGGCTCTCTATCGACCATCACTCCGAGCCGAGTAGCCCCGACCCGACCTGTACTCTACTGTACGGCATCAGCACTACTACAGCATAGACATGTAAATATTCCATATCCCGGTTGCGATGAAATTAACCGCGATGGCGCCCAGTAAAAGTCCCATAACCCGTGTTATCACCAACGAGCCGGTAACGCCCAATACTTTATCGATCTTGTTCGCGAATCGAAAGATGGGATACGAGAGCGCGAAGGTTAATACGATAGCCATGATCGCGATGAGTTTCAATTCCAGTGTCTGCCCAGTTCTGATCACGACGATGACCGTGGTAATGGCGCCCGGACCGGTTAATAAGGGTGTGGCAATGGGGAAGACCGATATGTCCTCGCGATCCGCAGCGTCTTTAATCTCCTCTTCCGTCACACTCTCGCGTGAGATCTTCGCATGTAACATGTTCAAAGCGATGATAAAGAGCAGCACCCCGCCGGCAACGCGTAAAGAATCCACGGTCACCCCGAAGATCCGCAATATCAGCTCACCCGAGAGCGCGAAAATAATCGCCAGCACGCAGGCCACTATAACCGAGCGTTTGGCTATCTCAGCTTTTTCGTGTGTCGTCAGTCCGGCAGTTAACGAGATGAACGTGATGAGCCCGCCGATGGGGTTCACGATGATGAAAATGGAGGTGAAGGCATAAATGAAGAAGGCGAGTGCTTCCATATCCCTCTATCGTGCGAGAAGGTATATAACCTTAATCCTACAGATTGGATGCTATATCTATCTAGTCGCGTGCGTCTGGGCATTTCACCTGACGCTCAACCAGCAAGCGCGGTGTTTCGATTGACTGATTCATTGACTGATTGATTCACCCGCAAAAAATAAAATAAAGAGATAAGCTATAGGGACCCTATAGCCCACTCGATCCTGGCGATGCAGTATGGTGTCGCGTGATAACCAACCTCATTCCGTAACGACTTCTGCAAATGCAACTCGCCTCGATACCTTTGTTATGCGAATTTTTACGGCATCTCCTTTCTTCGTGTTGGGCACGAAAACCACAAAACCCTCTATTCGAGCTATTCCATCTCCTTCTCTACCTACGTCCTCTACCGTGATGTCGTAGGTCTCGCCAACGTTTATAGGGGCACGAAAACCCCTTCTTTCTCCACTATATTCCATGCCTTACCAATCCTCCCATTATACCTTCTTTCGCTTTTTGCTCCTGCTACATGCATGCACATCGAGCACCGCGTAATTAATTATCTCTGTGTTCTTCACACATATAAACTACGGTCGCTCAACGTTAAAAGCAAGACATTCAATCAAAACGTATGCGACACGCTACTAAGCTAAGAGCCTGAGGCGAAGTTGCACTCGCTTGCTTCACCGCGCTGCCCGTGCTATTCGTTCTTTCTCCTCTTTCTTGCCTACCGAGAAGCACTTCGCGTTCTTAGATGCCGCTATGAGTTCATCAGCAAGGCACCGCTCTATGCTCCTCTTACTCTTAAATGCGCATTTCTGCGCGCCCTGCGTAATGAACCGTAGCGCCTGATCCACACGCCGTTGTGACGTCACATCCACGGCTTTGGGAACCAATATGCCGCCAAATCGCAGCCTGATGGTCTCTTCTCGCGGGCCGGTATTTCGGATTGCATCCACGAGCACCTGCAGCGGGTTCATACCAGTTGACTCGTTGATTATATCAAAAGCATTCCTGACGATCTTGTAGGTCTTCTGTTTCTTTCCCGCGTTCTTCTCCGACCGCATCATCTTGTTAATCAGCAGTTCCACAATGCATACCTTCGATTCCTCGAACTGCTGTTTCGCATGTCGTCCTCCGGTATGCAGTGCGGACACCGGCTTGAGACTGATATGCTGCTCCAGGCCTATGTCCGCTATCGTCACGTCTGCTATGTCCCACTTATCAAATATCTTATCGAAATGCATCTGTACCTGCATCGTCATCATCACCTTAGCGTCTTCTCTTTCCTTCCATGCACTAATTCCTGTAATGAAATGTCGTTTACCGCAACGACCTTAAATCGAACACCCGAGAGATCTCCATACGACCGGCCTTTCCGTCCGCCTATGCCGTCTATCAAGACCTCATCGTGCTCGTCTATAAACTTTATCGCACCATCACCAGGGGCAAAAGCAGTCACCTGTTTTCCATTCTTAATGAGCTGCACACGGACACATTTCCGTATCGCAGAATTCGGCTGCTTCGCCTCTATCCCTACCTTCTCCAGAACAATTGCCCGAGCCATGTGCGCGCCCTCCAGCGGGTCTGCCTTCTTCGCCGATTTCAACACCCGCCGTGCGTAGTCCGGGCTCTTCAGCCTAAATACCTTCCTTCTATTTTTAACCTTTCTCGCTGCGTATATTCCTCTTCCCATCTCTTTTACTCCACAAGAACTTTACTACTACAAGTTACTCCTTCTTTGATAAAACGTTTTACACCGTTTTGTATTTCACACTCGCTGCCCCGGCGATTATTTTATGATGACGTTATCAACACCCAGGTTCCTTTTCACCAGTAATTTGACCTTCTTTATCCGTTCGCCATCTCGCCCTATTGCGATGCCCTTATGCTTCGTGAGCACCTCGACGTAGGCGCACAGCTTGTCATTCTTGTTCAGCAGCTCGACACTCTTCACGTAAGCGGGGCGAAGCAGATTCTCTATGAACTCTTTGATATCCGGGGAATGTTCCACAACCTCGATATCCTTCTTCAGCAGTTGCTTCGCCTTGTTTATGTTCACGCCCCCCTTACCAATGGCCAGGCCCATGTCGCCTTTCTTCACTACCATTATCACCTTATTCGCTTCGTTATCTACTATGCAATCCTTGACTCCCGCACCGGTAGACTGCTCAAAAATTCCTATACACCTGATTCCCTCAGTATCTAACTTTATCAGTTTTACTCACCTGTGCTATTCTCTTATTTATCTCGTACTGATACTCAATGTTTTCTCTTTCGGTTGAACGTCAGGGGTCAGAATCCGCACGATCTCGGAATCGCCCGTATCAGTAACACATAACGAGGCAATAGGATACGGTTTCCCGCATGCCAACCCGAGTTCAATGCTGTTCGCGGGATATTCATAGATAACCAGCTCTCCGTTTCCGTTCCCCCCGGCGTCCTCAAATACCCATCGTATCACCGCAGGGCAGTTAGAAGCGTGAATGATTACTTTTGCCTCCTTATTATTAAACGCCTTGAGCGTCTCATTTGACCCGATTAGTACTTTACCGTTGCTTAAAACCTTCTGTAACTCTCGATTCACAGCTGATAACTCGACCGAACCCGATTTTCTATTTGCCATCCTGTTTCTCCTAATATATCTTATTCTATCTCTATCTTAGTTTATCTTTGTTACTCGTTTTTTGTAGTTTGAGTTTTGGACGGGACTCACTTCCCGGCTACCAGTTCTACTGCGCCGGTCCCTAATTTTATCGGTTGCCCCACGATTACGTTCTCTGTAACGCCTTTCAACTCGTCCGTTTCACCGTGTATAGCGGCCTCCAGGAGGTTGTCTACGGTAACTTCAAAGGCGGCTCGTGAGAGCACCGAGGCTTTCTCGCCCGCTATTCCGTGCCGCCCTATCTGCTTCACCTCGCCATCCATCGTCATCGCATCGGCGATTAACGTTATATGACGGGGATCCACATCCAAGCCTTGCTCATTCAACGTGTTTATCATCTCGTCTATTATGGCGTTACGCGCTGCTTCTATGCCCAATACCTCCGCTATCTCCGCGATGTTATTCGTGGAGGTCCGCGTGAAGTCAACACCCTCTATCTTCTGATTCTTCAGCTTTTTCAATTCAGAACCCACGGTATAAAGCACGTATTCCCCTCCAGACCCCTTTCGTGTCAAAACTTGCTTTATTCCTTCTATTCCTTTCACCAGCGTGGTTGCTATCGTCTTCTCAAATTTCGATCGCTCTTGAAAGGTTGTGCTCCCGTTGTATATTCGCAATTGCCCCCCGTCCATCTCTTCTATCAGCATCTCCGCACTCAAGCTCTTTATCTTCTCCACCACTTCCTCCCTCGTTATATACCGCTTCTCCAACTCCCGCTCCTTTAGCGCCAACCACACGGACATATCTTCTGCGGAGGATTCTACTCTGCCTATGTCGCTTATGTGTGCCTCTTGAATCCTCATCGCCAGTTCTTCTGCTTTAGTTCGCTCCGTGGCATATTCTTCTAGCAGTTTTATCGTCATCGTCGGCGTGGACAGCTTCTTACGCGCGTCCACAATCTCTATGATCCGTGGTAAACCGAGTGTGATGTAGATCGCGCCCACACCGGCGTAGTGGAACGTACGCATCGTCATCTGCGTCCCTGGCTCACCAATGGACTGCGCGGCAACGATTCCCACCGCTTCCCGAGGTTCAATCTTCGCACTGACATAGCTCGCGACAACTTTCGCTACGATTTCATCCAGCGTATCTCGGCTTAGCTTTTTCCTTACAGCACCTAGTTTCCGCTTCAATTCTCCTTTTATATTCTCGGGCAGCTCGCTTTTATTTACCTTCAGTGCTATGTCGCCGGGCTTTATCTCTCCTTCCTCTTCCCGGCCCAGTATCGTCAGTATATCGTCCGCATACGCGTCTTCTAACTGCTCTTCGAGATCAACCGTGAACTCGACGGGCATAAAATCTTCCAGTATGGGCTCCGCTAGCTCGCCTTCGATCCCCGCATTCTTCAATCCTTTTACCACTTCTTCTTTTCCTTCCGTCACGGCTTCAACTCCCTCGTATCGTGGCTTGCCTGCATGCACTATCTATACCTGACCTATGGATTCGCCCAGGCGATGATAGGCCGATTTGAGGATTCCTATAGGTTATACTACTTCTCATGTCTCCGCACCTAGTGACTCTTTTATTACTTTATCTACGTCCACCACTTTTCCGAACTCGCCTTTTGAAGGATCTATACCATCATCGCCGTATTTAAATTGCACGACGGTTCCTCTCGTCTCTCGGACCGTTCCGTCATTCTTCACTTCGAGGTCTTGTAACGCGTTGATGAGCCGTCTCTGGAAATAACCGCTCTGAGACGTACGAACAGCGGTGTCAACCAAAGCCTCTCGGCCACCAATAGCATGGAAGAAGTATTCCGTGGGGGTCAAGCCATCCTTGAAAGAGGCCCGTACGAAGCCGTGCGCATCTGCACTGCGGTCGCCCGGCTTAAAGTGCGGTAGCGTTCTCCCTTGGTATCCGCGCTTTATCCGTTCTCCACGAACCGATTGTTGACCGACACAGGCAGCCATTTGCGTTAAATTGAGCATGGACCCTCTTGCACCTGATTTCGCCATGAGCACGCCGGGGTTCTCGATGCCGAGATATTTCTCCGCAATGTCGCCGGAATCATCTCGTGCACGACCAAGCGCCTGCATGACCAACAGTTCCAGCGTCTCATCCAAGGTCCGCCCGGGCAACGTTTCCAACTCTTCGCCCTCGTACGCGCGTATCAGATCCTCGACTTTTCGCTCCGCTTCACTTATTGCCTCTACTCGTATCTCTACCTTGCCTTCTTTTGGAATATCCTCATCGCTTATCCCAAAACTGAACCCTGATATCTTGATATAGTTAATCGCAAGCCGGGATGCATCTTTGATAAACGCCTTTGTGATCTCCTCCCCGTATTGTCTGAAAATACGCTCTATTATGACGCCTTTGAACGAACCCAACGCCTTCTCATCTATTATTCCGGATACTAAATTGCCATCCTGGATCTTCACAAAGGAGTCGCGTGGGCAATCTTCCCGCTTGCAGTCAATGCCTCGTTCAAGGCATTTCGCACAGGTCTTCCCGCGGAACTCCAAATTCAAACCCGGCGGCAATATCATGCTGAAGATCTGCTTCTCTGTCCAGTAGGGGATGAAGCGCGGAGCACCAAAACTCGTATCTGCCTTTTCAGGCTCGAAAACACCCGCAGGCTCGCCTAAATCATCAACATCGATTTTATGCAAAATGTCCAGCACTTTCCTCTTTTCAAACTGCTTCGCGCCCCGCGTGAGTAAGAACAGGCCGGTGATGTAATCATGGATGCTGCCGATGATCGGCCTGCCGAATCGTGGTGATATTATGTTCCGCTGCACCGCCATCAGGATCTTCGCCTCTGCTCGTGCCTCTTCGGTTTGCAGCACGTGCATGTTCATCTCGTCGCCATCAAAGTCCGCGTTATACGGTGGGCAGACGGTAGGATTCAACCTGAACGTCCGACCGGGCATTACCCGTACGTAGTGCGCCATGATGCTCAAGCGGTGCAGAGAAGGCTGTCGGTTGAACAACACAATGTCGCCGTTCACGAGATGCCGTTCCACCTTCCATCCAAGGTCTAACTCATCCGCCAACGTCTCATAATTGCTCTCTGTTACTTTTACTTTCCTCCCATCAGCACGGCGCACGTAATTCACGCCAGGATGCGTCTTACCACGTTTTACGGTCTCTCGTATCACATCCATGTTCCGTTCAGTCACGTTAACCGTGACGGTCAATTCTTTCGCGACCGCTTCTGGCACGCCAACCATGTCTATGTCAATGTCAGGATCGGGTGATATGACGGTCCGGGCGGAGAAATTCACGCGCTTACCGGACAATGAACCCCGGAATCTGCCTTCCTTACCTTTCAATCGCTGTGAGATTGTTTTAAGCGGTCTTCCACTCCGATGTCGAGCCGGTGGCACGCCGGGGATATCATTATTGAAATAGGTGTTTACGTGATACTGAAGAAGCTCCCACAGGTCTTCTATTATTAACTGCGGTGCGCCGGCGTCTCTATTCTCCATGAAGCGCTGGTTGATTCGTATTATATCCACCAATTTATGGGTGAGGTCGTCTTCGCTGCGCTGACCGCTTTCTAACGTAATGGACGGTCTCGCAGTTACTGGCGGAACGGGCAATACCGTGAGGACCATCCATTCAGGTCGCGCGTTTTTTGCATCCATACCGAAAAGGGCTATATCTTCGTCTGGGATTCGTTCAAGGAGTTCTCGGACATCGGTGGGCATTAATCTGCGCTCTCTCCCCTCGTCGTCTATCTCTTTGTACGTCGTGGGTTTATCGTATTTTATGCGTTGCTGTGGCTCATCGCAGTACATACAGTCGCTATGCTTCGCCGCTTCCTTGAATACCAGCTTCACGACCTCGCCTATGTCCACTTGCTTCTCCCTCTGCCGCTCGATCGCTTCCAAAAACCGCTTTCTATCTTCCTCTCCGAGCAAGACCTTACCGCATTTCCTGCAGGTCGCCGCCAGCAGCCGATAAATAAACTTGGCATAGCCGATATGAATGACTGGTGCTTCGAGATCGATATGCCCGAAATGCCCGGGACATTCCCCCATTCGACCGCCGCAGGTCTTGCATCGTAACCCGGGATCAATAACGCCAATATGCTGGTTTACCAATCCCCGCTCGATCGGGAACCCATCTTCACCATACGTATCGGGTGTGATGATCCGCGAAGCACTCATCTTTCGTATCTCTTTCGATGAGAGCAAGCCGAATTTTATCCCCTTTATCCTCTTCGTCCTCATTTTAAACCGCCTCTTCTAATTCTAATCGCGGAGCAATACACATCGCTTTCATTTCGTCCAGCAGAAGTTTAAACGCATAACTCATCTCCACCGGGTAAATATCGGTATCAGCGCCACAATTGGGGCACGATACCGCACCCGTTTTTATATCGGGACACGCGATCATACCACAATTCCCGCAGACCAGCTCAACAACCTTGTCGGACTCGTCCAATAAACGATCTTTGAGTGCAATCGCAGCACCATAGCCTATGAGGACGTCTCGTTCCATCTCACCGAACCGGAGCCCACCTTCTCTCGCTTTGCCTTCCGTCGGTTGTCTCGTTAATATCTGCACGGGCCCGCGCGCACGTGCGTGCATCTTCGCGGATACCAGATGATACAGTTTCTGATAATACGCCACGCCGATAAACACCGCAGCCTCTATCTTCTCGCCGGTCATCCCGTCCCACATCGTCTCTCGACCGGTATCTGAGAATCCGGCGCGCACAAGTGCC
This genomic interval from Methanomicrobia archaeon contains the following:
- a CDS encoding MgtC/SapB family protein gives rise to the protein MEYLSLTTIIIRLVLAFVAGLVVGLERQIRMKPLGFGTFTLVAAGACAFMLVTEGLIGAGQSIPIATGVVTGIGFLGAGTLIKEGPSVAGFTTAAAIWLIGATGVAFGAGYYVVGVITTFQCLLVFLIDYVFEQRGFGGHSRRLTISFDQRLSEETLLAALAKFKPKIEGLEISQARGTFKYVFRVKINFQALEELGNLLKGLEGVTKFQVE
- a CDS encoding MarC family protein, encoding MEALAFFIYAFTSIFIIVNPIGGLITFISLTAGLTTHEKAEIAKRSVIVACVLAIIFALSGELILRIFGVTVDSLRVAGGVLLFIIALNMLHAKISRESVTEEEIKDAADREDISVFPIATPLLTGPGAITTVIVVIRTGQTLELKLIAIMAIVLTFALSYPIFRFANKIDKVLGVTGSLVITRVMGLLLGAIAVNFIATGIWNIYMSML
- a CDS encoding TRAM domain-containing protein; the encoded protein is MEYSGERRGFRAPINVGETYDITVEDVGREGDGIARIEGFVVFVPNTKKGDAVKIRITKVSRRVAFAEVVTE
- a CDS encoding 30S ribosomal protein S7, with protein sequence MHFDKIFDKWDIADVTIADIGLEQHISLKPVSALHTGGRHAKQQFEESKVCIVELLINKMMRSEKNAGKKQKTYKIVRNAFDIINESTGMNPLQVLVDAIRNTGPREETIRLRFGGILVPKAVDVTSQRRVDQALRFITQGAQKCAFKSKRSIERCLADELIAASKNAKCFSVGKKEEKERIARAAR
- a CDS encoding 30S ribosomal protein S12 yields the protein MGRGIYAARKVKNRRKVFRLKSPDYARRVLKSAKKADPLEGAHMARAIVLEKVGIEAKQPNSAIRKCVRVQLIKNGKQVTAFAPGDGAIKFIDEHDEVLIDGIGGRKGRSYGDLSGVRFKVVAVNDISLQELVHGRKEKTLR
- a CDS encoding NusA-like transcription termination signal-binding factor translates to MIKLDTEGIRCIGIFEQSTGAGVKDCIVDNEANKVIMVVKKGDMGLAIGKGGVNINKAKQLLKKDIEVVEHSPDIKEFIENLLRPAYVKSVELLNKNDKLCAYVEVLTKHKGIAIGRDGERIKKVKLLVKRNLGVDNVIIK
- a CDS encoding 50S ribosomal protein L30e, with translation MANRKSGSVELSAVNRELQKVLSNGKVLIGSNETLKAFNNKEAKVIIHASNCPAVIRWVFEDAGGNGNGELVIYEYPANSIELGLACGKPYPIASLCVTDTGDSEIVRILTPDVQPKEKTLSISTR
- the rpoA2 gene encoding DNA-directed RNA polymerase subunit A'', producing the protein MPVEFTVDLEEQLEDAYADDILTILGREEEGEIKPGDIALKVNKSELPENIKGELKRKLGAVRKKLSRDTLDEIVAKVVASYVSAKIEPREAVGIVAAQSIGEPGTQMTMRTFHYAGVGAIYITLGLPRIIEIVDARKKLSTPTMTIKLLEEYATERTKAEELAMRIQEAHISDIGRVESSAEDMSVWLALKERELEKRYITREEVVEKIKSLSAEMLIEEMDGGQLRIYNGSTTFQERSKFEKTIATTLVKGIEGIKQVLTRKGSGGEYVLYTVGSELKKLKNQKIEGVDFTRTSTNNIAEIAEVLGIEAARNAIIDEMINTLNEQGLDVDPRHITLIADAMTMDGEVKQIGRHGIAGEKASVLSRAAFEVTVDNLLEAAIHGETDELKGVTENVIVGQPIKLGTGAVELVAGK
- a CDS encoding DNA-directed RNA polymerase subunit A', which produces MRTKRIKGIKFGLLSSKEIRKMSASRIITPDTYGEDGFPIERGLVNQHIGVIDPGLRCKTCGGRMGECPGHFGHIDLEAPVIHIGYAKFIYRLLAATCRKCGKVLLGEEDRKRFLEAIERQREKQVDIGEVVKLVFKEAAKHSDCMYCDEPQQRIKYDKPTTYKEIDDEGRERRLMPTDVRELLERIPDEDIALFGMDAKNARPEWMVLTVLPVPPVTARPSITLESGQRSEDDLTHKLVDIIRINQRFMENRDAGAPQLIIEDLWELLQYHVNTYFNNDIPGVPPARHRSGRPLKTISQRLKGKEGRFRGSLSGKRVNFSARTVISPDPDIDIDMVGVPEAVAKELTVTVNVTERNMDVIRETVKRGKTHPGVNYVRRADGRKVKVTESNYETLADELDLGWKVERHLVNGDIVLFNRQPSLHRLSIMAHYVRVMPGRTFRLNPTVCPPYNADFDGDEMNMHVLQTEEARAEAKILMAVQRNIISPRFGRPIIGSIHDYITGLFLLTRGAKQFEKRKVLDILHKIDVDDLGEPAGVFEPEKADTSFGAPRFIPYWTEKQIFSMILPPGLNLEFRGKTCAKCLERGIDCKREDCPRDSFVKIQDGNLVSGIIDEKALGSFKGVIIERIFRQYGEEITKAFIKDASRLAINYIKISGFSFGISDEDIPKEGKVEIRVEAISEAERKVEDLIRAYEGEELETLPGRTLDETLELLVMQALGRARDDSGDIAEKYLGIENPGVLMAKSGARGSMLNLTQMAACVGQQSVRGERIKRGYQGRTLPHFKPGDRSADAHGFVRASFKDGLTPTEYFFHAIGGREALVDTAVRTSQSGYFQRRLINALQDLEVKNDGTVRETRGTVVQFKYGDDGIDPSKGEFGKVVDVDKVIKESLGAET